One part of the Acinetobacter sp. XS-4 genome encodes these proteins:
- the rsmG gene encoding 16S rRNA (guanine(527)-N(7))-methyltransferase RsmG: MHPFFQELQQGSQKLGLSLSDEALALLLKYQDALVLWNKAYNLTAIRDPKEMLVKHLLDSLSILNDLPEGRLLDVGTGGGMPGMIIALCQPQRQCVLLDSNGKKIRFLKQFIADLKLSNVVAVQTRVENQDTIDELGQFDVITSRAFASLTDFVDAAQPYLHQSSIIAAMKGVVPVEEIEQLKQDFSCKVIELRVPRLDEQRHLLLLQRI, encoded by the coding sequence ATGCATCCGTTTTTTCAAGAGTTACAACAGGGTAGTCAAAAATTAGGTTTATCGCTTAGCGATGAAGCTTTGGCATTATTGTTAAAATATCAAGATGCTTTGGTACTTTGGAATAAAGCATATAATCTGACAGCAATTCGTGATCCGAAAGAAATGTTAGTGAAGCATTTGTTGGATAGTCTAAGTATTTTAAATGACTTACCTGAAGGTAGACTACTTGATGTGGGTACAGGTGGTGGTATGCCTGGCATGATTATTGCTCTTTGTCAGCCTCAACGCCAATGTGTTCTTTTAGATTCTAATGGTAAAAAAATTCGTTTTTTGAAGCAATTTATTGCTGATCTTAAATTGAGTAATGTTGTGGCAGTACAAACACGTGTTGAGAATCAAGATACAATTGATGAGCTTGGCCAGTTTGACGTCATAACAAGTCGAGCTTTTGCTTCTTTAACGGACTTTGTAGATGCAGCTCAGCCATATCTTCATCAGAGCAGTATAATCGCAGCGATGAAAGGTGTAGTGCCAGTTGAGGAAATTGAGCAGCTCAAGCAGGACTTTTCATGTAAAGTGATTGAACTGCGCGTACCAAGACTTGATGAACAACGTCATTTACTTTTACTTCAACGTATCTAA
- the lpxK gene encoding tetraacyldisaccharide 4'-kinase — protein sequence MSLAQLIQNAWNKQSSWLIALRPLSCLYRAGFLLNRNFYTAGLKKVYKAPVPVMVIGNITVGGSGKTPLLIQLVNYLQQHNVKVGVISRGYGGTGPFPMLVTSGAQATQVGDEPALIVQSTSVPMAVGPNRQAAIELLLASTSVDLIISDDGLQHWALGRQIEWIVLDQNRGLGNKKLLPEGYLREPVERLEAGTVIEHAYKPTTELNMHLETGQPYLLNPSPRFEHSFNPQSNYHAVVGIGFPQRFYQTLKDLGLKQFQEHAFRDHHDYSIDDLIFNDELPLITTEKDAVKLLPLLEKNPEFKQPIWVVPVKAILSVKCYQVLTQQLQQLDIQLS from the coding sequence ATGTCATTGGCCCAGCTGATCCAGAATGCATGGAATAAGCAATCGAGTTGGTTGATTGCCTTACGCCCATTATCTTGTTTGTATCGTGCTGGGTTTCTATTAAATCGTAATTTTTATACTGCGGGTTTAAAAAAAGTTTATAAGGCACCTGTACCTGTCATGGTGATTGGTAATATTACTGTGGGTGGAAGTGGAAAAACTCCATTATTAATACAACTGGTGAATTATCTACAACAGCATAATGTCAAAGTTGGGGTCATTAGCCGTGGGTATGGTGGTACAGGTCCTTTTCCAATGTTGGTTACTTCGGGTGCTCAAGCAACTCAGGTTGGAGATGAACCTGCATTAATTGTTCAATCGACAAGTGTACCAATGGCAGTAGGTCCTAATAGGCAGGCTGCAATAGAACTCTTATTAGCATCAACATCCGTAGATTTAATTATTAGTGATGATGGTTTGCAGCATTGGGCACTGGGACGACAAATCGAGTGGATTGTACTCGACCAAAATCGTGGCTTAGGAAATAAAAAACTATTACCTGAAGGATATCTTAGGGAGCCAGTTGAGCGTTTAGAGGCTGGGACAGTAATTGAACATGCGTATAAACCAACTACAGAATTAAATATGCATCTTGAGACTGGACAGCCATATTTACTCAATCCTTCGCCAAGGTTCGAACACAGTTTTAATCCTCAAAGTAATTATCATGCTGTGGTGGGTATTGGCTTTCCGCAGCGTTTTTATCAAACACTTAAAGATTTAGGCTTGAAACAATTTCAAGAACATGCGTTTCGTGACCATCATGATTACTCAATCGATGATTTAATTTTTAATGATGAACTGCCACTTATTACAACTGAAAAAGATGCGGTTAAATTATTACCATTGCTTGAAAAAAATCCGGAATTTAAACAGCCTATTTGGGTTGTTCCTGTTAAAGCTATCCTGTCTGTAAAGTGTTATCAGGTTTTAACGCAGCAACTGCAACAACTTGATATCCAATTATCTTAG
- a CDS encoding phosphotransferase produces MNTQREQLIYTWLTSVLESDQFKIAFLAGDASFRRYARIQLQNKTYMLMDAPPEKEDCVPFVTIDEFFAGHGVRVPQIVAKDLAQGFLLLEDFGDVLLSTLLNDETVDKYYEQSFKQLIQLQSIDGTNQFPAYSYEKLMSEMQLLTDWMLPSLAIQPTAEQKKTIDDAFDFLARTAVAQPQVIVHRDFHSRNLMKIENELELGVIDFQDAVIGADTYDLISITRDAYVQWNAEHVYQWFRVFYDLLPESAKQNRSFEQFKRDADLMAIQRHIKILGIFVRLFERDGKSGYLKDLPRVMWYLLEESRGYAELDEFMVFINDIVMPKFIEKYGNYEVVA; encoded by the coding sequence ATGAATACACAACGTGAACAATTGATATATACATGGCTTACATCTGTTCTTGAAAGTGATCAATTTAAGATCGCTTTTTTAGCAGGTGATGCAAGCTTCCGCCGTTATGCGCGTATCCAGTTACAAAATAAAACGTATATGCTCATGGATGCCCCTCCAGAAAAAGAAGACTGTGTTCCGTTTGTGACCATTGACGAATTTTTTGCAGGCCATGGCGTACGCGTACCGCAGATCGTCGCGAAAGATTTGGCTCAAGGTTTTCTGTTATTGGAAGATTTTGGTGATGTGCTGTTGTCTACATTATTAAATGATGAAACAGTTGATAAATACTATGAACAAAGTTTTAAACAACTTATTCAATTGCAATCTATTGATGGCACTAATCAGTTTCCAGCTTATTCTTACGAAAAATTAATGTCGGAAATGCAGTTGCTTACAGACTGGATGTTGCCATCACTTGCTATTCAGCCGACTGCTGAGCAGAAAAAAACGATTGATGATGCATTTGATTTCTTGGCTCGTACCGCAGTAGCCCAACCACAAGTGATTGTACATCGAGATTTTCACAGTCGTAATCTGATGAAAATTGAAAATGAACTAGAGCTTGGAGTAATCGACTTCCAAGATGCTGTTATTGGTGCTGATACATATGACTTAATTTCGATTACTCGTGATGCATATGTTCAATGGAATGCAGAGCATGTTTACCAATGGTTTAGAGTCTTTTATGACTTATTGCCTGAGTCTGCCAAACAAAACCGTAGTTTTGAACAGTTCAAGCGTGATGCAGATTTAATGGCTATTCAACGCCATATTAAAATTCTTGGCATTTTTGTGCGTCTGTTTGAGCGCGATGGTAAATCAGGTTATTTAAAAGATTTACCACGTGTCATGTGGTATTTACTCGAAGAAAGTCGTGGTTATGCTGAACTTGATGAGTTTATGGTATTTATAAATGACATAGTGATGCCTAAATTTATCGAGAAATATGGTAACTACGAGGTAGTAGCATAA
- the kdsB gene encoding 3-deoxy-manno-octulosonate cytidylyltransferase has protein sequence MKHIVIPARFSSSRLPGKPLLLIHDRPMILRVVDQAKKVEGFDDLCVATDDERIAEICRADGVDVVLTSPDHPSGTDRLSEVARIKGWDANDIIVNVQGDEPLLPAQLVKQVAKLLVDKPNCSMSTLCEPIHTLDEFQRDSIVKVVMSKQNEALYFSRATIPYDRDGAKHDEPTLHAQAFRHLGLYAYRVSLLQEYVTWDMGKLEKLESLEQLRVLENGHRIAIAVAQANLPPGVDTQADLDRLNNMPVESFE, from the coding sequence ATGAAACACATCGTCATTCCAGCACGCTTCTCAAGTTCGCGTTTGCCAGGTAAACCATTGTTGCTTATTCATGACCGTCCTATGATTTTACGTGTAGTGGATCAAGCCAAAAAAGTCGAAGGTTTTGATGATCTATGTGTGGCAACAGATGATGAACGTATTGCTGAGATTTGTCGTGCAGATGGTGTAGATGTTGTTCTCACGAGTCCTGATCATCCATCAGGAACAGACCGATTAAGCGAAGTTGCGCGCATTAAAGGTTGGGATGCTAATGACATTATTGTAAATGTTCAGGGAGATGAACCTTTATTGCCGGCCCAACTTGTTAAGCAAGTTGCAAAACTTTTGGTTGATAAACCAAATTGTTCAATGTCGACGTTGTGTGAGCCTATTCATACCTTAGATGAATTTCAGCGCGATAGCATTGTAAAAGTAGTCATGTCTAAACAAAATGAAGCTTTATATTTTAGCCGGGCAACTATCCCTTACGATCGGGATGGGGCGAAGCATGATGAACCGACTTTACATGCACAAGCATTTCGTCATTTAGGTTTATATGCGTATCGAGTGAGCTTATTGCAAGAATATGTGACCTGGGATATGGGTAAGCTTGAAAAGTTAGAAAGTCTTGAACAATTGCGTGTTTTAGAAAATGGACATCGTATTGCGATTGCTGTTGCTCAAGCAAATTTACCACCTGGTGTGGACACTCAAGCTGATCTCGATCGCTTAAATAATATGCCTGTCGAATCTTTTGAATAA
- the msbA gene encoding lipid A export permease/ATP-binding protein MsbA has protein sequence MNQDFKVYTRLLAYLKPYWGVALLVLIGFGINSATEVSVAKLIKFIIDAIQNSSRADLDWFPLLIILLVFFRGLGLFMGGYYTAVISRSLVFSIRQEVYAKLLRLPAQYYLDNSSGHITAKIMYNVEQLTAASSESLRTIVRDGMITIGLLGYLFYTNWRLTLCVFVFLPVIGVLVRKASKRMRKLSLQVQDTMGDVNHVVQESINGNAVVKTFAGEESEQKRFYKSSEENLKRGLKMVIVQNLNSPVVQVVMACAMALIVWLALRPQILGTTSAGEFVAYLTAAGLLAKPVKSLTDVNEKLQRGLAAAHSVFELLDLPEEQNNGQLKPKLNGAIRFDHVTLNYADGVSAIKDFSLDILPGQTVALVGRSGAGKSSLVNMLVRFQEVSSGQIYLDDLPINDIELSSLRTQIAMVNQQVILFNRTVRENIAYGQLEGASDEKIYAAAKAAYAHDFIMNLPNGYDTVLGAQGLNLSGGQRQRIAIARAILKNAPILILDEATSALDNESEHFIQQAFDEAMQDRTTIVIAHRLSTIENADRIVVMDQGKIVEQGTHKELLEKHGAYYQLHQRNFEDN, from the coding sequence GTGAATCAAGATTTTAAGGTTTATACGCGTCTCTTAGCCTATTTAAAACCTTATTGGGGCGTGGCCTTATTAGTACTTATCGGGTTCGGTATTAACTCAGCAACAGAAGTTTCCGTTGCTAAATTGATTAAATTTATTATTGATGCAATCCAAAACAGTAGTAGAGCAGATTTGGATTGGTTCCCATTATTAATTATTTTATTAGTATTCTTCCGCGGCTTAGGCCTATTTATGGGCGGCTACTATACTGCGGTGATTTCCCGTAGTTTAGTTTTTAGTATTCGTCAGGAAGTTTATGCGAAACTTTTAAGACTCCCAGCACAATATTACTTAGATAATTCATCTGGTCATATTACTGCCAAAATTATGTATAACGTTGAACAGCTAACAGCTGCTTCTTCGGAATCATTAAGAACCATTGTTAGGGATGGGATGATTACTATTGGACTATTAGGCTATCTGTTCTATACCAATTGGCGTCTTACCTTATGCGTTTTTGTGTTTTTACCAGTAATTGGTGTATTGGTACGTAAAGCTTCGAAACGTATGCGAAAGCTTTCGTTACAAGTTCAAGATACGATGGGTGATGTGAACCATGTTGTCCAAGAAAGTATTAATGGTAATGCTGTAGTAAAGACTTTTGCTGGTGAAGAATCTGAACAAAAACGTTTCTATAAGTCATCGGAAGAGAACTTAAAACGTGGTTTAAAAATGGTGATTGTACAAAACCTGAATAGTCCAGTTGTTCAGGTGGTAATGGCTTGTGCTATGGCGCTTATCGTATGGCTAGCTTTACGACCTCAAATTTTAGGCACTACAAGTGCTGGTGAATTTGTAGCCTACCTTACAGCGGCTGGGCTGTTAGCAAAACCAGTTAAAAGCTTGACTGATGTAAATGAAAAGTTACAACGTGGTTTAGCAGCAGCTCATTCTGTTTTTGAATTACTAGATTTACCTGAAGAGCAAAACAATGGCCAATTGAAGCCTAAATTAAATGGTGCAATTCGTTTTGATCATGTGACATTAAATTATGCTGATGGTGTATCAGCTATTAAAGATTTTTCTTTGGATATTCTTCCAGGTCAAACTGTGGCATTGGTTGGTCGTTCAGGGGCGGGTAAAAGTTCATTAGTTAACATGTTGGTACGTTTTCAAGAAGTATCGAGTGGACAAATTTATTTAGATGATTTGCCAATTAATGATATTGAGCTTTCTAGTCTGCGTACGCAAATTGCAATGGTAAATCAACAGGTTATATTGTTTAACCGTACCGTTCGTGAAAATATTGCATATGGTCAGTTGGAAGGCGCATCAGATGAAAAAATCTATGCAGCAGCAAAAGCAGCCTATGCACATGACTTCATTATGAATTTGCCAAATGGTTATGACACTGTTTTGGGTGCGCAAGGTCTAAACCTATCAGGTGGTCAGCGTCAGCGAATTGCAATTGCTCGAGCAATTTTAAAGAATGCTCCAATTCTAATTTTAGATGAAGCTACAAGTGCTCTCGATAATGAATCTGAACATTTTATCCAGCAGGCATTTGATGAAGCGATGCAAGACCGTACAACGATCGTTATTGCACACCGGTTATCAACAATTGAAAATGCTGATCGTATTGTAGTGATGGATCAAGGGAAAATTGTTGAGCAAGGTACACATAAAGAGCTTCTTGAAAAACATGGTGCTTATTATCAATTACATCAGCGTAATTTTGAGGATAACTAA
- the murU gene encoding N-acetylmuramate alpha-1-phosphate uridylyltransferase MurU, whose protein sequence is MKAMILAAGLGNRMRPLTLYTPKPLLEVGGKPLIVWHIEKLKKIGVTEIVINSAWLADKLISSLGDGSQFGVDIRWTREDEGLETAGGIINALPLLGTDPFILVNGDVWTTMDFEGLRHIKLNDDLAHLVLVDNPKQHPEGDFTLFDGRAFTFDQDVTGENLTFSGVSVIHPKLFDGLESGKRPLAPLLKQAMHNQKISGEKLKGAWVDVGTPGRLMELDLQIREGFYD, encoded by the coding sequence ATGAAGGCAATGATTCTTGCTGCTGGTTTGGGCAATCGTATGCGTCCACTTACGCTATATACACCAAAGCCTCTGCTTGAAGTAGGTGGTAAGCCGCTTATTGTGTGGCATATTGAAAAACTTAAGAAAATTGGTGTGACCGAAATCGTCATCAATTCTGCATGGTTGGCCGATAAACTCATCAGTAGCTTAGGCGATGGTTCTCAATTTGGTGTGGATATCCGTTGGACACGAGAAGATGAAGGTTTAGAAACAGCGGGTGGAATTATTAATGCTTTACCACTGCTTGGAACAGATCCGTTTATTCTGGTGAATGGGGATGTGTGGACCACAATGGATTTTGAAGGTCTACGCCATATTAAGTTAAATGACGATTTAGCACATCTTGTGTTGGTTGATAACCCTAAACAGCATCCTGAAGGTGACTTTACATTATTCGATGGGCGCGCTTTTACATTTGATCAAGATGTAACGGGTGAGAACCTCACTTTTAGTGGGGTATCTGTTATCCATCCTAAGCTTTTTGATGGATTGGAATCTGGCAAACGTCCTTTAGCCCCACTATTGAAGCAAGCGATGCATAATCAAAAAATATCTGGTGAAAAACTTAAAGGTGCATGGGTAGATGTGGGAACACCTGGGCGCTTAATGGAGCTAGATTTGCAAATTCGTGAAGGCTTCTACGATTAA
- a CDS encoding DNA polymerase III subunit delta', whose amino-acid sequence MNPNVTSKVYPWQKTTWDTLTTRFPNIGHGLLFYGKQGCGKHAFAKHFLAWVLCLNKQSHGACGECSSCQWLKSDTHPNYVHITTDEENKKQNAKIKIEKIRDLLPFVQQTGEGWRVILIEPAEALNLASSNALLKTLEEPGERVVLILLADHYLKLPATIRSRLQHFALDRISYEQATSYLNEHLSEIAEVQPDLLLGLSNDMPLQAIEIAKSDWFTKRQIFLNDWLKIVAQKNMPLFFSGKWQKELSFSDFIVLFEYLLGDLICVKLNQPQKNTDLDFDQLSPYYDLESLFNIYSEIQQAKKLVEQNVQSQLIIDQLFITLMNI is encoded by the coding sequence ATGAATCCGAATGTAACCTCAAAGGTTTATCCTTGGCAGAAAACAACATGGGATACCTTAACAACAAGGTTTCCCAATATTGGACATGGCCTATTATTTTATGGCAAGCAAGGCTGTGGGAAACATGCTTTTGCTAAGCATTTTTTGGCATGGGTGCTTTGTCTTAATAAGCAGTCTCATGGCGCTTGTGGTGAGTGTAGCAGCTGTCAATGGTTAAAATCAGACACCCATCCCAATTATGTCCATATCACAACAGATGAAGAAAATAAAAAGCAAAATGCAAAAATAAAAATCGAAAAGATTCGAGATTTACTGCCTTTCGTGCAACAAACTGGAGAGGGCTGGAGAGTTATTCTTATTGAGCCTGCTGAAGCTCTTAACTTAGCATCCTCAAATGCATTATTAAAAACCTTAGAAGAACCAGGTGAGCGTGTTGTTTTAATTTTATTGGCTGATCACTACCTTAAATTACCAGCCACTATTCGTAGCCGATTGCAGCACTTTGCTTTAGATCGCATTTCATATGAACAGGCTACTTCATATTTGAATGAGCATTTATCTGAAATTGCAGAAGTACAACCTGATTTATTGCTTGGTCTATCTAATGATATGCCTTTACAAGCAATAGAAATTGCAAAAAGTGATTGGTTTACTAAACGACAGATTTTCTTAAATGACTGGCTAAAAATTGTAGCTCAAAAAAATATGCCTTTATTTTTCTCGGGAAAATGGCAAAAAGAATTAAGTTTTAGCGATTTTATCGTACTTTTTGAGTACTTGTTGGGAGATTTAATTTGTGTCAAGCTAAATCAACCACAAAAAAATACGGATTTAGATTTTGATCAATTGAGTCCATATTACGACTTAGAAAGCTTATTTAATATTTATAGTGAAATACAACAAGCGAAAAAGCTTGTTGAGCAAAATGTACAAAGTCAACTTATTATAGATCAATTGTTTATAACGTTAATGAATATTTAA
- a CDS encoding ParA family protein: MAQIIAIANQKGGVGKTTTAVNLAASLAVLKKRVLLVDMDSQGNATMGSGIQKNDLLYSITDVLLGEVPIETAIQKAEVGYKVLGSNRELSGVELAIAEQEGREFILKNALNEIRNSFDYIIVDCAPSLSLITVNALAAVDSVIIPMQCEYYALEGLADLTQTIDRIQKALNPDLEIIGVLRTMYDARNALTRDVSAELEQYFGKKLYDTVVPRNVRLAEAPAHGLPVIYFEKSSKGAVAYLNLAAEMLKRSKVKKGSKV, encoded by the coding sequence ATGGCTCAAATTATTGCGATTGCAAACCAAAAGGGTGGTGTTGGTAAAACAACGACTGCAGTAAATCTTGCAGCGTCTCTAGCTGTATTAAAAAAACGTGTATTACTTGTAGATATGGACTCACAAGGTAATGCTACGATGGGGTCTGGTATTCAAAAGAACGATCTTTTGTATTCAATTACAGATGTTCTTCTTGGCGAAGTTCCAATTGAAACAGCCATTCAAAAAGCAGAAGTTGGATATAAAGTTCTAGGCTCCAATCGTGAGCTTTCAGGTGTAGAGCTCGCTATAGCAGAGCAGGAAGGTCGTGAATTCATTCTAAAGAACGCTTTGAATGAAATCAGGAACTCATTTGACTATATCATTGTGGATTGTGCTCCAAGTTTGAGTTTGATTACTGTCAATGCTTTGGCGGCTGTAGATAGTGTCATTATTCCAATGCAATGTGAATATTATGCGCTAGAGGGTTTGGCTGATTTAACTCAGACTATTGATCGTATTCAAAAAGCACTCAATCCTGATTTAGAAATTATTGGTGTATTACGTACGATGTACGATGCACGAAATGCTTTAACACGCGATGTGTCAGCAGAACTAGAGCAATATTTCGGCAAAAAACTTTATGATACTGTTGTTCCACGAAATGTTCGCTTAGCAGAAGCACCAGCACACGGGTTACCTGTTATCTATTTCGAAAAAAGTTCTAAAGGTGCGGTTGCATACTTAAATCTTGCAGCTGAGATGTTAAAGAGAAGTAAAGTGAAGAAAGGAAGTAAAGTATGA
- a CDS encoding MotA/TolQ/ExbB proton channel family protein, with product MWELVRAGGWLMLPLILCSILTVAISIERFVRLRRSQVLPEALSGKSSLRAEDIVESLEQNVEVQNSALGHILKAGFEHREHGEQFARAQMEVAASQEISYLEKNINFLGTLSAVAPLLGLLGTVVGIIESFLVIDFGSAGSPSLMIPGISKALITTAVGMLIAIPALIAYRYFQRVVQDYIAELEQQSTLFHASLFYKRSSSVAEHRRVG from the coding sequence ATGTGGGAACTTGTGAGAGCGGGTGGCTGGTTGATGCTGCCTTTAATTCTATGCTCAATTTTAACTGTTGCGATCAGTATTGAACGTTTTGTTCGGTTAAGACGTTCACAAGTTCTACCCGAAGCATTAAGCGGTAAGAGCTCTTTAAGAGCTGAAGATATAGTGGAAAGTTTAGAACAAAATGTAGAAGTGCAAAATAGTGCATTGGGACATATTTTAAAAGCAGGCTTTGAGCATCGCGAACATGGTGAGCAATTTGCTCGCGCGCAAATGGAAGTTGCAGCTTCTCAAGAAATTTCCTATTTAGAAAAAAATATTAATTTCTTGGGTACTTTAAGTGCTGTAGCGCCGCTTTTAGGGTTGCTTGGTACTGTAGTGGGAATTATTGAGTCATTTCTTGTGATTGATTTTGGATCGGCTGGTAGTCCAAGTTTAATGATACCAGGTATCTCTAAAGCATTAATTACCACTGCTGTGGGAATGTTAATTGCAATTCCTGCTTTAATTGCTTATCGCTACTTTCAAAGAGTGGTGCAAGATTATATTGCTGAATTAGAGCAGCAATCGACCTTATTTCATGCCTCATTGTTTTATAAGCGTTCTTCGTCTGTAGCTGAACATCGCCGTGTTGGTTAA
- a CDS encoding ParB/RepB/Spo0J family partition protein produces the protein MSIKKRGLAKGRGLDALLGSIQKEKLQLEAQALDHGQLKQVDVNLLKRGEYQPRRFIHEHDLQELASSIEKHGVMQPIVIRPVDDEAHPFEIIAGERRWRAAQIAGLTEIPAIVRDLNDQVAIALALIENIQRQDLNPIDQAIALQRFHDEFGLSHQEIADTVGKARTTVSNLLRLLSLADDIKDFMQQGQLDMGHARAILTLKGKDQLEVAKIVIEKGLSVRQTEQLVRDRSEPKQEKEKAPVAPDIEQLTQKLSERFGANVKIDHNQKGKGKLVIHYHTLDELDGILNICLPE, from the coding sequence ATGAGCATCAAAAAACGCGGATTGGCTAAAGGACGTGGTTTAGATGCATTACTTGGTTCAATTCAAAAAGAAAAACTACAACTGGAAGCACAGGCGTTAGACCACGGACAGTTAAAGCAAGTTGATGTGAATTTACTGAAACGTGGTGAATATCAACCACGTCGTTTTATTCATGAGCATGATTTACAAGAGTTAGCATCTTCTATTGAAAAACATGGCGTGATGCAGCCTATTGTCATCCGTCCAGTTGATGATGAAGCTCATCCATTTGAAATCATTGCGGGTGAACGTCGTTGGCGTGCAGCACAAATTGCGGGCTTAACTGAAATTCCAGCAATTGTTCGTGATTTAAATGATCAGGTTGCAATTGCATTAGCCTTAATTGAAAACATTCAGCGTCAAGATTTAAATCCGATTGATCAAGCAATAGCTCTACAGCGCTTTCATGATGAATTTGGTTTAAGCCATCAGGAAATTGCCGACACGGTTGGTAAAGCACGTACTACTGTCAGTAATCTGTTGCGGTTGTTGAGTTTGGCTGATGATATTAAAGATTTCATGCAGCAAGGCCAGCTTGATATGGGGCACGCTCGAGCAATTTTGACATTGAAAGGTAAAGATCAATTAGAAGTTGCTAAAATTGTAATTGAGAAAGGATTGTCCGTTCGTCAAACAGAGCAATTGGTGCGTGATAGAAGTGAGCCTAAGCAGGAAAAGGAAAAAGCGCCTGTAGCACCAGATATTGAGCAATTGACACAAAAACTATCAGAGCGTTTTGGCGCTAATGTAAAAATTGATCATAACCAAAAAGGTAAGGGTAAACTTGTTATTCATTATCATACCTTGGATGAGTTAGATGGCATTTTAAATATTTGCTTGCCAGAATAA
- a CDS encoding biopolymer transporter ExbD codes for MKFKRSQVEDIHINLTPMIDCLLFILVFLLLSTTFNQPSRINLTLPDAQGVPPKQYDHKIEVVVDSAGHYAVNGQALSSKEVADLSTVIKQVAQEHRDFMFIIAADAKASHQDVIRVMDVAGQLGFVNINISTKVPSRGFSE; via the coding sequence ATGAAATTTAAACGTTCTCAGGTTGAAGACATTCATATCAATTTAACGCCTATGATTGACTGTTTGCTATTCATTTTGGTTTTTTTATTGCTGTCGACCACTTTTAATCAGCCAAGTCGGATCAATTTAACATTACCAGATGCACAAGGTGTTCCACCAAAACAGTACGATCATAAAATTGAAGTCGTGGTAGACTCTGCTGGTCATTATGCTGTGAATGGTCAAGCGCTTTCATCTAAAGAGGTTGCTGATCTGAGTACTGTAATTAAGCAAGTTGCTCAAGAGCACCGTGACTTTATGTTCATCATTGCTGCGGATGCCAAAGCGTCTCATCAGGATGTAATTCGCGTTATGGATGTGGCAGGACAACTCGGTTTTGTTAACATCAATATTAGTACCAAAGTTCCTTCTAGAGGTTTTTCTGAGTGA